The DNA segment GTATCATAATGTGGTGCTAAAGTGATCATGTCTACAGCAATTTCTACGTTCAAATTTGGTTTTTTGTTGTTATCTGTGACTTGGAGTTCTTTGGTGACAACACGATAACCGTTACGGCGCATCCAAAAGAGAAAACCTTGTTGCTTATCATTGGTACGTTGACGTGTAGGAGTTGGTCGAGACATATCAACTCCGGTGTAGAAAAATGCCCGTAATAATCTGGAACCCGCAGTTAAACGACAAAGTAATTTGAGGTAATCGATTTCAATACCAAGTTGTAAAGCGGCTTGAAATAGATTAGCACCATCGATGAAAATAGCTACTCGACCTCGATTTAAGTCATTAGTAATAGATACATCATTTCTAGGTTCTCGCTGCCTAGAAACTTCATGCTTGCTACCATTTTTTATCTGTATTTTTGTCGGTAAATGCGGTTCTTCCGCTTGGTGGTGATATGAATTTTTTCCTTTCGTAAAACTGGAGTTAGTCATTGAGTCCTCTGGATTTTAAATCTGGCGAAGCGTTTGAGGCAATAGACAATAGACCATCTGTGCTGATAAATCAGCAAAACAATAAATGATATTCAGTCACTTGAAATACACTCAAATTGGTCTAACTGTGTAGATTTCAAAGTTTAACGACCCAGAGTATTAAACTCTTTTCAGGAAAAGTTTTACGAGATATCCCCTCTGCCTATAAATATGCTGTTCATCTCTTACCACTACAGCACATCAACTTGCCATAAAAGGCAAGCGATTGAGAGGGAGAATAGTTTGCTGTGATGGTCAACCAAAGCATAAGTCATTGGCATCTCTTCTTATTGTATATCTGACTTGAAAAAGAGTTACATTAAGCTAATATGTATATATTCATGTTGATTCACTGACAAAAATAAATTACTATTTAATCTTTAGTAATGTACAATGTATTATTAAAGTTTCTAATTTAATTTAGAGAATATATTGGTAATATTGGTGAAAAAATATTAGGTATTTAGTACCTTTTTAGTAATAATTATGGAGTTTAAATATTCAGTGATTATGTACGGTTCGTTATAGAGTATGGTTAAGATTAATTTAATACTAGTATTTTGATTTTTGTACTGCTAATTACAAATCAACTTAACCTTCCTTGCGCCTTCAGATGGAGGGGAGATATGTAATTTCAAAGTTAAATTTAAATTACAGACTAGTCCACAATCAGATGTCTTTGCTAATCACCTTTGAGGTATAAAATCCAGAGGTGATTTTTTTCATAGATACCCTAGATCCCTGACTTTGTAAAAACGTCGGGGATCTGAACACCCGCAGTCTGCCAGATTATTACCAATTACCAATTAATAATAAGTTATTGTGTTGTTGCTGCCCCTAATTGGAGTGCGTAAAGATTAGCGTAAATACCTTGCTGGCTGACAAGTTCTGCATGAGTACCCCGTTCTATGATTTGCCCTTGCTGAATAACCAATACTTGATTAGCTTGGGTGACAGTGCTGAGACGGTGGGCAATAACAAAACTGGTGCGACCTTGTAATAAACGAGCGATCGCATCTTGTACTAGAGCTTCTGTACGGGTATCTATACTACTAGTTGCTTCGTCAAGAATCAAGATGCGGGGGTTAATTAATACGGCACGAGCAATACTAATGAGTTGTCTTTGTCCTTGGCTGAGAGGCGCGCCCCGTTCACCCAATTTGGTTGTGTAGCCTTGTGGTAGTGAAGTGATAAACTCATGGACGTTTGCCATTTGTGCCGCCGCTTCAATTTCGGCTTGAGTGGCATAAGGCGCACCAAAAGCAATATTTTCGGCAACAGTACCGCTAAACAAAATATTATCTTGCAAGACAATGCCAATCTGACGGCGGAGACTGGCTTGAGTCACACTACGCACATCAACGCCATCAATTTTTACTGCACCGTCAGACACATCATAAAAACGCAATATCAAGTTAATAATTGTTGTTTTGCCTGAGCCTGTTGCCCCTACTAATGCCACCATTTGTCCTGGATTAGCCTGTAAATTCACTCCTTTGAGGACTAGTTGTTCTGGGTTATAACCAAATTTGACATTCTCGAACGTCACCTTGCCTTGAATAGCAGGC comes from the Nostoc sp. PCC 7120 = FACHB-418 genome and includes:
- a CDS encoding NYN domain-containing protein; translated protein: MTNSSFTKGKNSYHHQAEEPHLPTKIQIKNGSKHEVSRQREPRNDVSITNDLNRGRVAIFIDGANLFQAALQLGIEIDYLKLLCRLTAGSRLLRAFFYTGVDMSRPTPTRQRTNDKQQGFLFWMRRNGYRVVTKELQVTDNNKKPNLNVEIAVDMITLAPHYDTAVLVSGDGDLAYAVNAVSSTGVRVEVVSLRTMTNDCLIDVADYFIDLDSIKQYIQKDSHLGYGYRTLSNSNL